In a single window of the Amycolatopsis sp. cg5 genome:
- a CDS encoding outer membrane lipoprotein carrier protein LolA, with the protein MKPKTKALTAAVVGTALGAAGLAFIAMPASAGDAPTLPAVSADDLVQSVLTAKQPAFDGTVKVSDNLGLPLLNAVPGAGSLKFDEARLFNSGTGSTKLSIKQGNTEETTVNDGKTVWHYSSKTNSASKMVFPDEPGKVRDKAATDPTAATADLLGKVRESSTVAVDGTARVADRPAYELVLTPKPTEKTLLREIRVAVDSETRLPLRVSVLANGSADPVLQIAFSDIEFTAQPAELFQFTPPKDAKVTEEQPKVDDKTLAQAKEAGKDFKVVGDGWDTAITGKFSPDLLKPQQLKSKDGKSVDPKGILAKLGKPVSGTWGSGVLITTKVGTALVTDDGRFAAGAVPEQVLYEALAAK; encoded by the coding sequence ATGAAACCGAAGACGAAGGCACTCACGGCCGCGGTCGTGGGCACCGCACTGGGGGCCGCGGGACTGGCCTTCATCGCGATGCCCGCCAGCGCGGGCGACGCGCCCACGCTGCCCGCGGTCAGCGCCGACGATCTCGTGCAGTCCGTGCTGACGGCGAAGCAGCCGGCGTTCGACGGCACCGTCAAGGTCTCGGACAATCTCGGCCTGCCGCTGCTCAACGCCGTTCCCGGCGCCGGCTCGCTCAAGTTCGACGAAGCGCGGTTGTTCAACAGCGGCACCGGCAGCACGAAGCTGTCGATCAAGCAGGGGAACACCGAAGAGACCACGGTCAACGACGGCAAGACCGTCTGGCACTACAGCTCGAAGACGAACTCCGCCAGCAAGATGGTGTTCCCCGACGAGCCGGGCAAGGTCAGGGACAAGGCGGCCACCGACCCGACGGCCGCGACCGCGGACCTGCTCGGCAAGGTCAGGGAGAGCAGCACGGTCGCGGTCGACGGCACCGCCAGGGTGGCCGACCGCCCGGCGTACGAGCTGGTGCTGACGCCGAAGCCGACGGAAAAGACGCTGCTGCGCGAAATCCGCGTCGCCGTCGACTCGGAGACCCGGCTCCCGCTGCGGGTTTCGGTGCTCGCCAACGGTTCGGCCGATCCGGTGCTGCAGATCGCGTTCAGCGACATCGAGTTCACCGCGCAGCCCGCGGAGCTGTTCCAGTTCACCCCGCCGAAGGACGCGAAGGTGACCGAGGAACAGCCCAAGGTCGACGACAAGACCTTGGCACAGGCCAAGGAAGCCGGCAAGGACTTCAAGGTCGTCGGCGACGGCTGGGACACCGCGATCACCGGCAAGTTCTCGCCGGATCTGCTGAAGCCGCAGCAGCTCAAGTCGAAGGACGGCAAGTCCGTCGACCCCAAGGGCATCCTGGCGAAGCTCGGCAAGCCGGTCAGCGGCACCTGGGGTTCGGGGGTGCTGATCACCACCAAGGTCGGCACGGCGCTGGTCACCGACGACGGCCGCTTCGCCGCGGGCGCGGTGCCGGAGCAGGTCCTTTACGAAGCGCTGGCAGCCAAGTGA
- a CDS encoding ABC transporter ATP-binding protein: MTSGTLSGAGVSREAPAPSVPLAARTRGLRKVYRGTVAVDQVDLEVPEGAVLGMLGPNGSGKTTTIRMLLGLVRPTEGEVELLGHAMPDGAAHALPDVGALVEGPGFHPFLSGRENLLRMAAAEPRLTSAAIPDAVEHAIERVGLAGAAHRRYRGYSLGMKQRLGLASALLVPRKMIVLDEPTNGLDPAGTREIRRIIGELHAEGVTVLVSSHLLAEVEATCTHVAVLHDGTVVAQGELAELLESGSPALLVSTPDTDAAAEALRENRIATKLTPDGIRVDLTSTTAPEVLAILIRAEVPVYEAKRARTGLEDLFARLTQHDPATPDGLPVIDEGVTS; the protein is encoded by the coding sequence GTGACCAGTGGCACGTTGAGCGGCGCGGGCGTCTCGCGAGAGGCGCCCGCCCCGTCGGTCCCGCTGGCCGCGCGGACCAGGGGGTTGCGCAAGGTCTACCGGGGCACGGTCGCGGTGGACCAGGTCGATCTGGAGGTGCCGGAAGGCGCCGTGCTCGGCATGCTCGGGCCCAACGGCTCCGGCAAGACGACCACCATCCGGATGCTGCTCGGCCTGGTCCGCCCGACCGAGGGCGAGGTCGAACTGCTCGGCCACGCCATGCCGGACGGCGCCGCGCACGCGTTGCCGGACGTCGGCGCGCTGGTCGAAGGACCGGGGTTCCACCCGTTCCTGTCCGGGCGCGAGAACCTGCTGCGGATGGCCGCCGCCGAACCGCGGCTGACCTCGGCGGCCATCCCCGACGCGGTCGAGCACGCGATCGAACGCGTCGGGCTGGCAGGCGCGGCGCATCGCCGGTACCGCGGTTATTCGCTCGGCATGAAGCAGCGGCTCGGGCTCGCGAGCGCGCTTTTGGTGCCACGCAAGATGATCGTGCTCGACGAGCCGACCAACGGCCTGGACCCGGCAGGCACCAGGGAGATCCGGCGGATCATCGGCGAGCTGCACGCCGAGGGCGTGACGGTGCTGGTCTCGTCGCATCTGCTCGCCGAAGTCGAGGCGACCTGCACGCACGTCGCGGTGCTGCACGACGGCACCGTGGTCGCCCAAGGCGAGCTCGCGGAGCTGCTGGAATCCGGCAGCCCAGCACTGCTGGTGTCCACTCCGGACACTGACGCCGCAGCGGAAGCGTTGCGGGAGAACAGGATCGCCACCAAGCTCACCCCCGACGGCATCAGGGTCGACCTGACCTCCACCACCGCGCCCGAGGTGCTCGCGATCCTGATCCGCGCGGAAGTCCCGGTGTACGAGGCGAAACGCGCGCGCACCGGACTCGAAGACCTCTTCGCCAGGCTCACCCAGCACGACCCGGCCACCCCCGACGGACTGCCCGTCATCGACGAAGGAGTGACGTCATGA
- a CDS encoding ABC transporter permease produces MTSAVAPARTGHDTVPLIRLLRAELRWIFRRPRTLFVLGLLAAIPVVMGVALTLVDPTTGGGRNEGPDPLLSAAVGNAYVLPVAALTMTLALLLPLAPAMAGADAIAGEAAHGTLRGWLLAPVSRGRLLAVKAFGVATVSLVATLSMALTATITGLIINGSGSLFTLSGSTLSLPEALGRVLIAVAWVTLQLWAVGAVALAISACTEHPMLVVVTVLAGDVVFTILSFLSAVKWLHPFLLTQNWSSALTETLQDPMPSEQLTEGALRAACYIVIALSLAYARLTTRDG; encoded by the coding sequence ATGACGTCCGCCGTCGCTCCCGCGCGCACGGGACACGACACGGTCCCGCTGATCCGGTTGCTGCGCGCCGAACTCCGCTGGATCTTCCGGCGGCCGCGCACGCTGTTCGTGCTCGGCCTGCTGGCGGCGATCCCGGTCGTGATGGGGGTCGCGCTCACGCTGGTCGACCCGACCACCGGTGGTGGCCGCAACGAAGGCCCGGACCCGCTGCTTTCGGCGGCCGTCGGCAACGCCTACGTGCTCCCGGTCGCCGCGCTGACCATGACGCTGGCGCTGCTGCTGCCCTTGGCTCCGGCGATGGCGGGCGCCGACGCGATCGCGGGCGAAGCGGCGCACGGCACCCTGCGCGGCTGGCTGCTCGCGCCGGTCAGCCGGGGACGACTGCTGGCCGTCAAGGCGTTCGGCGTCGCGACGGTCTCGCTGGTCGCGACGCTTTCGATGGCGCTGACCGCCACGATCACCGGCCTGATCATCAACGGCTCCGGCTCGCTGTTCACCCTCTCCGGCTCCACGCTCTCCCTGCCGGAGGCGCTGGGCCGGGTGCTCATCGCGGTCGCTTGGGTGACCTTGCAGCTGTGGGCGGTCGGCGCGGTGGCGCTGGCCATCTCGGCGTGCACCGAGCACCCGATGCTGGTGGTCGTCACCGTGCTCGCCGGCGACGTGGTGTTCACCATCCTGAGCTTCCTGTCCGCGGTGAAATGGCTGCACCCGTTCCTGCTCACGCAAAACTGGTCCAGCGCGCTCACCGAGACACTGCAGGATCCGATGCCGAGCGAACAGCTCACCGAGGGCGCGCTGCGTGCGGCGTGCTACATCGTCATCGCGCTTTCGCTGGCTTACGCGCGGCTCACGACGCGCGATGGCTGA
- a CDS encoding ABC transporter ATP-binding protein translates to MALEVEGLTVHYGSFAAVREAKLEIADGEVLALLGPSGSGKSTLLRAITGLEPQVEGSVRWDGEDLGGVPVHRRGFGLVFQDGQLFPHRDVAGNLAFGLRMHQVPKAEHAARIAKLLKLVGLEGYEKRRVTELSGGEAQRVALARALAPEPRLLMLDEPLSGLDAGLREQLAIDVADLLRRNKITALLVTHDQEEAFTLADRVAVLDRGEIRQEGAVRHVWSRPADETVARFLGVTTIDGGTAADGVVRCAFGETTMPGVRDGELRLGLRPNALRLADKGIHGDVTAVVHRREHVRLVVVLGDRTVDAVAPVTADVKVGDRVSLALDPDGIAVIGR, encoded by the coding sequence ATGGCGCTTGAGGTCGAGGGCCTGACCGTCCACTATGGATCGTTCGCCGCCGTGCGGGAGGCGAAGCTGGAGATCGCCGACGGCGAGGTGCTCGCGCTGCTGGGCCCGTCGGGGTCGGGCAAGTCGACGCTGCTGCGTGCGATCACGGGGCTGGAACCGCAGGTCGAGGGCAGTGTCCGCTGGGACGGCGAGGATCTCGGCGGTGTCCCGGTGCACCGGCGCGGGTTCGGGCTGGTCTTCCAGGACGGGCAGCTGTTCCCGCATCGCGATGTCGCCGGGAACCTCGCCTTCGGGCTGCGCATGCATCAGGTGCCCAAGGCCGAGCACGCCGCCAGGATCGCCAAGCTGCTGAAGCTGGTCGGCCTCGAGGGCTACGAGAAGCGCCGGGTCACCGAGCTGTCCGGCGGTGAGGCGCAGCGTGTCGCGCTCGCCCGCGCGCTCGCGCCCGAACCTCGCCTGCTGATGCTCGACGAGCCGCTCTCCGGGCTGGACGCCGGGTTGCGTGAACAGCTGGCCATCGATGTCGCGGATCTGTTGCGCCGCAACAAGATCACCGCGCTGCTGGTGACACACGACCAGGAGGAGGCGTTCACCCTCGCCGACCGGGTCGCGGTGCTTGACCGCGGTGAGATCCGGCAGGAGGGCGCCGTCCGCCATGTCTGGAGCCGACCGGCCGACGAGACGGTCGCGCGGTTCCTCGGCGTCACGACGATTGACGGCGGCACCGCGGCCGACGGCGTCGTCCGGTGCGCGTTCGGCGAGACGACCATGCCCGGCGTACGCGACGGCGAGTTGCGACTCGGCTTGCGGCCGAACGCGCTTCGCTTGGCGGACAAGGGAATCCACGGTGACGTGACCGCCGTCGTTCACCGGCGCGAGCACGTGCGGCTGGTCGTCGTGCTCGGCGACCGGACCGTCGACGCGGTCGCGCCGGTGACGGCGGACGTCAAGGTGGGAGACCGGGTCTCACTGGCACTCGATCCGGACGGGATCGCCGTCATCGGCCGGTGA
- a CDS encoding ABC transporter permease — translation MALAHRGLTRRTTGLALLALVPVGFLVVFFAWPVLAIIGRGFSSGGVATAIASGETWKLAGFTLAQAAASTVLAVVAGLPVAFLLSRVRLPGLALVRVLVLVPFVLPTVVVGLAFKALWPDGGLASIVLANAFFNVAVVARTVAGLWSHLDSRAADAGRALGASPWRAFRSVTLPTLAPAIASAAAVVFLFCATSFGVVLILGGAKYRTLETEIYLRTVNLLDLSGAAALSLVQFAAVLAALLVGALARKRRETALKLRAGTDTARRPVGGEWWVVAAALAVVGFLLAPIVALLVRSVSTVDGWSFAGYTGLAGRGAQGALQVTGWQAASNSLRTASDATMLAMIIGVLASVVLVSLRRTPGRVARGMGEAMDAALMLPLGVSAVTVGFGYLVTLDALPGDLRTSPLLVPLAQALVIIPLIVRMVLPVLRSVDERLRQAAATLGASPARVWREVDLPLTLRSVVAAAGFGYVVALGEFGATSFLARPESPTLPVAVATLIGRPGVLNNQMAYAACALLMIVTALAVAAIDRLGAVRGHSAVGEF, via the coding sequence GTGGCGCTCGCTCATCGAGGGCTGACCCGGCGTACGACCGGGCTGGCGCTGCTCGCGCTGGTGCCGGTCGGTTTCCTGGTGGTGTTCTTCGCCTGGCCCGTTCTCGCGATCATCGGCCGCGGCTTCTCGAGCGGCGGTGTCGCGACGGCCATCGCGTCCGGGGAGACCTGGAAGCTGGCCGGGTTCACCCTCGCGCAGGCGGCCGCGTCCACGGTGCTCGCCGTGGTCGCGGGCCTGCCCGTCGCGTTCCTGCTCTCCCGGGTCCGGCTGCCGGGGCTGGCGCTGGTCCGCGTGCTGGTACTGGTGCCGTTCGTGCTGCCGACGGTGGTCGTCGGGCTCGCGTTCAAGGCCTTGTGGCCGGACGGCGGGCTCGCGTCGATCGTGCTGGCCAACGCCTTCTTCAACGTCGCCGTGGTCGCCAGGACCGTCGCGGGACTGTGGTCGCACCTCGACTCCCGTGCCGCCGACGCCGGCCGCGCGCTGGGTGCGTCGCCGTGGCGCGCGTTCCGGTCGGTGACGCTGCCGACGCTCGCGCCAGCCATCGCGTCCGCGGCGGCCGTCGTTTTCCTGTTCTGTGCCACCAGTTTCGGTGTGGTGCTGATACTCGGCGGTGCGAAGTACCGGACGCTGGAAACCGAGATCTACCTGCGCACGGTCAATCTGCTCGACCTCTCGGGTGCAGCCGCGCTGTCGCTGGTGCAGTTCGCGGCCGTGCTCGCCGCGCTGCTCGTCGGCGCGCTGGCACGCAAACGCCGTGAGACCGCGCTCAAGCTCCGAGCCGGTACGGACACCGCGCGGCGGCCGGTCGGCGGTGAATGGTGGGTGGTCGCGGCGGCGCTGGCCGTGGTCGGCTTCCTGCTCGCGCCGATCGTCGCGCTGCTCGTCCGCTCGGTGTCCACTGTGGACGGCTGGAGTTTCGCCGGATACACCGGATTGGCCGGGCGAGGCGCGCAAGGCGCGTTGCAGGTCACCGGCTGGCAGGCGGCGTCGAACTCGCTGCGCACGGCCTCGGACGCGACCATGCTCGCGATGATCATCGGCGTGCTCGCCTCGGTGGTGCTCGTCTCGCTGCGCCGCACGCCGGGCCGGGTCGCGCGCGGGATGGGCGAGGCGATGGACGCCGCGCTGATGCTCCCGCTCGGGGTTTCCGCCGTGACGGTCGGCTTCGGCTACTTGGTGACACTGGACGCGCTGCCCGGCGATCTGCGGACGTCGCCGCTGCTGGTGCCGCTCGCGCAGGCGCTGGTGATCATTCCGCTGATCGTGCGGATGGTGCTGCCGGTGCTGCGCTCGGTCGACGAGCGGCTGCGCCAGGCCGCCGCCACGCTCGGTGCGAGCCCGGCGCGGGTGTGGCGTGAGGTGGACCTGCCGCTGACCTTGCGATCTGTGGTCGCGGCCGCCGGTTTCGGCTACGTCGTCGCGCTCGGCGAGTTCGGCGCGACCAGCTTCCTGGCCCGCCCGGAGTCGCCGACGCTGCCGGTCGCCGTGGCCACGCTGATCGGCAGGCCCGGCGTGCTCAACAACCAGATGGCCTACGCCGCGTGCGCGTTGCTCATGATCGTGACAGCCTTGGCGGTGGCGGCGATCGACCGGCTCGGCGCCGTGCGCGGGCACTCGGCCGTAGGGGAGTTCTGA
- a CDS encoding thiamine ABC transporter substrate binding subunit: MKSSAVRAAAAVCLAGALGGCTLVGGTSDNAQGPVTVTLVTHDSFAAPQEVLDAFEKQSGIKIVVQKSGDAGALTNKLVLTKANPIGDVAYGVDSTFASRALGEGVFEPYTSPEADRGPQRYAVDQEHRLSAVDLGDVCVNVDTGYFAGKGLTPPASFEDLADPKYKDLLVVESPATSSPGLAFLFATIAKFGETAWPDYWARLKENGVKTVSGWEEAYTQQFSGSSGKGPRPIVVSYASSPAAEIGQDGKSRSKTLLDTCYRQVEYAGVLAGGKQADKARKVIDFLLSQQFQVTVAPQMYVYPSRQGVELPPGWAQVAPLPDKPASLTPDQVRTGREKWIGQWRSLIEG, from the coding sequence ATGAAAAGCAGTGCCGTGCGGGCCGCGGCGGCCGTCTGCCTGGCTGGCGCCCTCGGTGGCTGCACGCTGGTCGGCGGGACGTCGGACAACGCACAGGGGCCGGTCACGGTCACCCTCGTCACGCACGACTCGTTCGCCGCGCCGCAGGAGGTGCTCGACGCCTTCGAGAAGCAGTCCGGGATCAAGATCGTGGTCCAGAAGTCGGGCGACGCGGGCGCGCTGACCAACAAGCTCGTGCTGACCAAGGCGAACCCGATCGGCGATGTCGCTTACGGAGTCGACTCGACGTTCGCGTCGCGCGCGCTCGGCGAAGGCGTCTTCGAGCCCTACACCAGCCCCGAGGCCGATCGCGGCCCCCAGCGCTACGCCGTCGACCAGGAGCACCGGCTGTCCGCTGTGGACCTCGGCGACGTCTGCGTGAACGTCGACACCGGATATTTCGCGGGCAAGGGCCTCACCCCGCCCGCGTCCTTTGAGGACTTGGCCGACCCGAAGTACAAGGACCTGCTGGTCGTCGAGAGCCCGGCCACCTCGTCGCCGGGCTTGGCGTTCCTGTTCGCCACGATCGCGAAGTTCGGCGAGACGGCGTGGCCGGACTACTGGGCCAGGCTCAAGGAAAACGGCGTGAAAACGGTCAGTGGCTGGGAAGAGGCGTACACCCAGCAGTTCTCCGGTTCCTCCGGCAAGGGGCCGCGCCCGATCGTCGTCTCCTACGCGTCGTCGCCCGCCGCCGAGATCGGCCAGGACGGCAAGTCGCGCAGCAAGACTCTGCTCGACACCTGTTACCGCCAGGTCGAATACGCCGGCGTGCTCGCGGGCGGCAAGCAGGCCGACAAGGCTCGCAAGGTCATCGACTTCCTGCTCTCGCAGCAGTTCCAGGTCACCGTGGCGCCGCAGATGTACGTCTACCCCTCGCGTCAGGGTGTCGAGTTGCCGCCCGGCTGGGCGCAGGTCGCGCCGCTGCCGGACAAGCCGGCGTCGCTGACGCCCGACCAGGTGCGGACGGGCCGCGAAAAGTGGATCGGCCAGTGGCGCTCGCTCATCGAGGGCTGA
- a CDS encoding 4a-hydroxytetrahydrobiopterin dehydratase, which produces MAELLSDSEVDQALAKLPEWRRDGDSIGRKAQLASFVQAIEVVDRVADLAEAADHHPDIDIRWRTLLFRLSTHSAGGLTEKDFQLAGQIEELLATAG; this is translated from the coding sequence ATGGCGGAACTATTGAGTGACTCAGAGGTCGACCAAGCACTCGCGAAGTTGCCCGAATGGCGGCGTGACGGCGACTCGATCGGGCGAAAAGCACAGCTGGCCAGCTTTGTTCAGGCGATCGAGGTGGTCGACCGGGTCGCCGACCTCGCCGAGGCCGCCGACCACCATCCGGACATCGACATCCGCTGGCGGACGTTGCTCTTCCGGCTCAGCACCCATTCGGCGGGCGGATTGACCGAGAAGGACTTCCAGCTCGCGGGCCAGATCGAGGAGCTGCTCGCGACGGCAGGGTGA
- a CDS encoding winged helix-turn-helix transcriptional regulator: protein MLEPLDPDLFDPACPSSVTPFRIGDKWSGMIIICLEDGPRRFSELQGPIKGVTPKVLTQTLRALERDGMITRTAYPEIPPRVEYELTPLGRTLFEPIAACREWAAKYLPEVMAAREGFEAAD, encoded by the coding sequence GTGCTGGAGCCACTCGACCCCGACCTGTTCGACCCGGCTTGCCCGTCGAGCGTCACGCCGTTCCGGATCGGGGACAAGTGGTCCGGGATGATCATCATCTGCCTGGAGGACGGACCCAGGCGGTTCTCGGAACTGCAAGGCCCTATCAAGGGCGTGACGCCCAAGGTGCTCACGCAGACGCTGCGGGCGCTGGAACGCGACGGCATGATCACGCGCACCGCGTACCCCGAAATCCCGCCTCGGGTCGAGTACGAGCTCACGCCGCTGGGGCGCACGCTGTTCGAGCCGATCGCGGCGTGCCGGGAATGGGCGGCCAAGTACCTGCCCGAGGTGATGGCCGCCCGCGAAGGTTTCGAGGCGGCCGACTGA
- a CDS encoding NAD(P)-dependent oxidoreductase: MSKIAVLGAGGRAGRRLVAEAAGRGHEVTAFVRDPARHSFDVPARAADVTKPLGLSAYDVAISTVGDLTVDATEFYTAASRTLLDSGAGRIVVVGLSVLLDDTVHSPDFPAEHKPFCLGHLAGLEVLRASTGPDWVWMAPVGDFDHGGEPRGGYRFGGSQYLPDERITYEDFALAVLDEAETPKHHREVVSVLST; encoded by the coding sequence ATGAGCAAGATCGCGGTACTCGGAGCAGGCGGCAGGGCCGGCCGCAGGCTGGTCGCCGAAGCGGCGGGCCGCGGCCACGAGGTCACGGCTTTCGTCCGCGACCCGGCCCGGCATTCGTTCGACGTACCCGCACGCGCGGCCGACGTCACCAAGCCACTCGGCCTCTCGGCCTACGACGTGGCGATCAGCACGGTCGGCGACCTCACGGTCGACGCGACCGAGTTCTACACGGCCGCCTCGCGCACCCTGCTGGACTCCGGAGCCGGCCGCATCGTGGTCGTCGGCCTTTCGGTGCTGCTGGACGACACGGTCCACTCACCCGACTTCCCGGCCGAGCACAAACCGTTCTGCCTCGGCCACCTCGCCGGTCTCGAAGTGCTGCGCGCGTCGACCGGCCCGGACTGGGTCTGGATGGCCCCGGTCGGCGACTTCGACCACGGCGGCGAACCACGCGGCGGCTACCGCTTCGGCGGTTCCCAGTACCTGCCGGACGAGCGCATCACCTACGAGGACTTCGCGCTCGCGGTGCTCGATGAGGCCGAGACACCCAAGCACCACCGCGAGGTCGTCTCGGTGCTTTCCACTTAA
- a CDS encoding group II truncated hemoglobin: protein MKTLYEWAGGAEALDRLTEVFYRHVHQDPVLAPVFATMSPDHPHHVALWLGEVFGGPAAYTASNGGYPAMLSHHLGLSITPQQRARWVGLISEAADEAGLPSDPEFRSAFVAYVEWGSRIGMENSQPGATPPPRAPVPRWGWGEAPPYEG, encoded by the coding sequence ATGAAGACTCTCTACGAGTGGGCAGGCGGCGCCGAAGCGCTGGACCGCCTCACCGAGGTGTTCTACCGCCACGTCCACCAAGACCCCGTGCTGGCACCGGTGTTCGCCACCATGAGCCCGGACCACCCGCATCACGTCGCGCTCTGGCTGGGCGAGGTCTTCGGCGGTCCTGCCGCCTACACGGCTTCGAATGGCGGCTACCCGGCCATGCTCAGCCACCACCTCGGCCTCTCGATCACGCCACAGCAGCGCGCCCGCTGGGTCGGCCTGATCTCGGAGGCCGCCGACGAGGCCGGATTGCCCTCGGACCCCGAATTCCGCTCGGCCTTCGTGGCCTACGTGGAATGGGGTTCGCGAATCGGCATGGAAAACTCGCAACCGGGCGCGACACCACCGCCCCGCGCGCCCGTTCCACGCTGGGGTTGGGGCGAAGCTCCGCCTTACGAGGGCTAG
- a CDS encoding helix-turn-helix domain-containing protein, with product MTHLSVQEAADSLGVHPSRVRSLLSAGQLAGRRIGSVWVVNTAALERRRAAVAGMRGRSLSTRVSWAAGALLDGQATPWLKSSERSRLRTRLSHHDQEEAQIFRWWLQSRASMTRFRISKTDITELLSNQDVVMGGISGASAYSAGIGHGTEAEIYVTHTKARQLVDEFFLLEDPQGNLVIHKVDDTEQWHLVTARTIEGVSVTPRLVVAVDLLESEDTRSRTAGATLLRRTLADTYEHR from the coding sequence ATGACCCACCTCAGCGTCCAGGAAGCCGCTGACAGCCTGGGCGTACACCCGAGCCGGGTACGTAGCCTGCTTTCCGCAGGTCAGCTAGCCGGGCGCCGCATCGGCTCCGTGTGGGTGGTCAACACCGCGGCACTGGAACGACGTCGAGCGGCGGTCGCGGGCATGCGGGGGCGCTCTCTGTCGACCCGGGTCTCCTGGGCGGCCGGAGCACTCCTGGACGGCCAGGCCACGCCTTGGCTGAAATCCAGCGAACGATCACGGCTACGCACCCGGTTGTCGCATCACGATCAGGAAGAGGCTCAGATCTTTCGATGGTGGCTTCAGTCCCGGGCGTCGATGACCAGGTTTCGGATTTCGAAGACCGACATCACGGAATTGCTGTCGAACCAGGACGTGGTCATGGGCGGAATTAGTGGTGCCAGTGCATACAGCGCCGGAATCGGCCATGGCACCGAAGCCGAGATCTACGTGACCCACACCAAGGCACGCCAGCTCGTCGACGAGTTCTTCCTGCTCGAAGATCCCCAAGGAAACTTGGTCATACACAAAGTCGATGACACAGAACAATGGCACTTAGTGACAGCACGGACGATCGAGGGCGTATCCGTAACGCCGCGACTTGTCGTTGCCGTAGATTTACTCGAAAGCGAGGACACCAGAAGTCGAACCGCCGGAGCGACCCTCCTGCGGAGAACGTTGGCCGATACGTATGAACACCGATGA
- a CDS encoding type II toxin-antitoxin system death-on-curing family toxin — MTVEYLTLDDLLTLAADLGVSKVRDLGLLDAAAHRPQSSLMGQDAYPGIHEKAAVLLESVVRNHPLIDGNKRLSWMAMFVFYGLNDLDVDAPEDDAYDLVIAMATGSISYTEAATRLSGWTRR; from the coding sequence GTGACTGTCGAGTACCTCACGCTGGATGATCTGCTGACGCTCGCGGCCGATCTCGGCGTGTCCAAGGTTCGTGATCTCGGGCTACTCGACGCGGCCGCGCATCGGCCGCAATCCTCGCTGATGGGGCAGGACGCTTATCCGGGTATTCACGAGAAAGCCGCGGTGCTGCTCGAATCGGTGGTGCGCAACCATCCGCTGATCGATGGCAACAAGCGGCTTTCGTGGATGGCGATGTTCGTTTTCTACGGGTTGAACGACCTTGATGTGGACGCGCCCGAGGATGACGCCTACGACTTGGTGATCGCCATGGCCACCGGCTCGATCAGCTACACCGAAGCCGCCACACGTCTTTCGGGATGGACTCGGCGCTGA
- a CDS encoding CopG family transcriptional regulator encodes MAMTLRLNEEQERALAMLAEVQGVSKHEAIVRAISEAAARSVRDDRVRALSQDGRSRYASLLDRLAQ; translated from the coding sequence ATGGCAATGACCTTGAGGCTGAACGAAGAGCAGGAGCGCGCGCTCGCGATGCTCGCCGAGGTTCAGGGCGTGAGCAAGCACGAGGCCATCGTGCGCGCGATTTCCGAGGCCGCCGCGCGTTCTGTGCGTGACGACCGGGTGCGGGCGTTGTCTCAGGATGGGCGCTCGCGGTACGCCTCCTTGCTTGATCGACTGGCGCAGTGA